In a genomic window of Lathamus discolor isolate bLatDis1 chromosome 4, bLatDis1.hap1, whole genome shotgun sequence:
- the DYRK1A gene encoding dual specificity tyrosine-phosphorylation-regulated kinase 1A, translated as MHTGGETSACKPSSVRLAPSFSFHAAGLQMAGQMSHSHQQYSDRRQQNINDQQVSALSYADQIQQPLTLTNQRRMPQTFRDPATAPLRKLSVDLIKTYKHINEVYYAKKKRRHQQGQGEDSSHKKERKVYNDGYDDDNYDYIVKNGEKWMDRYEIDSLIGKGSFGQVVKAYDRVEQEWVAIKIIKNKKAFLNQAQIEVRLLELMNKHDTEMKYYIVHLKRHFVFRNHLCLVFEMLSYNLYDLLRNTNFRGVSLNLTRKFAQQMCTALLFLATPELSIIHCDLKPENILLCNPKRSAIKIVDFGSSCQLGQRIYQYIQSRFYRSPEVLLGMPYDLAIDMWSLGCILVEMHTGEPLFSGANEVDQMNKIVEVLGIPPTHILDQAPKARKFFEKLPDSTWNLKKTKDGKREYKPPGTRKLHNILGVETGGPGGRRAGESGHTVADYLKFKDLILRMLDYDPKTRIQPYYALQHSFFKKTADEGTNTSNSVSTSPAMEQSQSSGTTSSTSSSSGGSSGTSNSGRARSDPTHQHRHSGGHFTAAVQAMDCETHSPQVRQQFPPPIGWTATEAPTQVTVENHPVQETTFHVTPQQQNALHHHHGNSAHHHHHHHHHHHHHGQQALGSRTRPRVYNSPTNSSSTQDSMEVGHSHHSMTSLSSSTTSSSTSSSSTGNQGNQAYQNRPVAANTLDFGQNGAMDMNLTVYSNPRQETGIAGHPTYQFSANTGPAHYMTEGHLAMRQGIDREESPMTGVCVQQSPVASS; from the exons AGGCGGATGCCCCAAACTTTCCGAGATCCAGCCACTGCTCCCTTGAGGAAGCTCTCCGTAGATTTGATCAAAACATACAAGCATATTAATGAG GTTtactatgcaaaaaaaaaacgGCGGCATCAACAGGGCCAAGGAGAAGATTCCAGTcacaaaaaggagagaaaagttTACAATGATGGCTATGATGATGACAACTATGACTATATTGTAAAAAATGGGGAGAAGTGGATGGATCGTTACGAAATTGACTCTTTAATAGGCAAAGGATCCTTTGGACAG gttGTAAAGGCTTATGATCGAGTAGAACAGGAGTGGGTGGctatcaaaataataaaaaacaagaaGGCTTTCTTAAACCAAGCCCAGATTGAAGTGCGACTGCTTGAGCTTATGAACAAACATGACACAGAGATGAAGTACTATATAG tacatttgAAGCGCCACTTCGTGTTCCGAAACCATCTCTGCTTAGTCTTTGAAATGCTGTCCTACAATCTGTATGATCTGTTGCGGAACACCAACTTCAGAGGTGTCTCACTGAACCTGACACGAAAATTTGCACAGCAGATGTGCACTGCACTGCTTTTTCTGGCGACTCCTGAACTTAGTATCATTCACTGTGACCTAAAACCTGAGAATATACTGCTCTGTAACCCCAAACGAAGCGCTATCAAGATTGTTGATTTTGGCAGTTCGTGTCAACTTGGACAGAGG atatACCAATATATCCAGAGTCGTTTTTATCGATCACCAGAGGTGCTACTGGGAATGCCTTACGATCTTGCAATTGATATGTGGTCCCTTGGGTGTATTTTAGTTGAGATGCACACTGGAGAGCCTCTTTTTAGCGGGGCAAATGAG GTGGATCAAATGAATAAGATAGTGGAAGTTCTGGGGATACCACCTACTCACATCCTCGACCAAGCACCAAAAGCAAGAAAGTTCTTTGAGAAGTTGCCAGATAGCACTTGGAACTTGAAGAAGACCAAAGATGGAAAAAGG GAATACAAACCACCAGGAACTCGTAAACTTCACAATATACTAGGAGTTGAAACAGGAGGACCGGGTGGGCGCCGTGCTGGAGAATCGGGTCATACTGTAGCTGACTACTTGAAGTTCAAAGACCTCATCTTAAGGATGCTTGATTATGACCCTAAGACACGAATTCAACCTTATTATGCCCTACAGCATAgtttctttaagaaaacagCAGACGAAGGTACAAACACAAGTAACAGTGTGTCTACTAGTCCTGCCATGGAGCAGTCACAGTCTTCAGGAACCACCTCTAGTACATCTTCAAGCTCAG GTGGATCTTCTGGAACAAGCAACAGTGGAAGGGCACGGTCAGACCCCACACACCAGCATCGACATAGTGGTGGAcacttcactgctgctgttcaagctATGGACTGTGAAACACACAGCCCACAG GTTCGACAACAGTTTCCTCCTCCAATTGGTTGGACAGCCACTGAAGCTCCTACACAGGTCACTGTTGAAAACCATCCAGTTCAAGAAACCACCTTCCATGTAACCCCTCAACAACAGAATGCATTACATCATCATCACGGAAATAGcgctcaccaccaccaccatcaccaccaccaccaccaccatcatgGACAGCAAGCCTTGGGTAGCCGGACCAGGCCGAGAGTCTACAATTCTCCAACAAACAGCTCCTCCACCCAGGATTCTATGGAGGTGGGCCACAGTCACCACTCCATGACATCCCTGTCTTCCTCAACTACTTCTTCCTCTACATCTTCCTCCTCTACTGGTAACCAAGGCAATCAGGCCTATCAGAACCGCCCAGTGGCTGCTAATACCTTGGACTTTGGACAAAATGGAGCTATGGACATGAATTTAACAGTCTACTCTAATCCGCGCCAAGAAACTGGCATAGCTGGACATCCAACATACCAGTTTTCTGCTAATACAGGTCCTGCTCATTACATGACTGAAGGACACCTTGCAATGAGGCAAGGAATTGATAGAGAAGAGTCTCCCATGACAGGAGTTTGTGTTCAGCAAAGTCCTGTGGCTAGCTCGTGA